Below is a window of Senegalia massiliensis DNA.
AGTATTGCTTCACCTATTTCACCATTACCTCTTGTAGCACCTTGAACTAATTTTCCATTATCATAAGTTAAGTTTATAGTTAAACCATCAAATTTATATTCCATTATATATAAGGGATCTGGGAGTTTGTCGTCATTTGTAGAATTATATTCATTTATAATTCTTTTTACTCTAGCTTCCCATTCTCTAAGTTCTCCATAATTTTGAGATTTATCAAGACTATAAAGTGGAGACAAATGAATATGCTTTTCAAATTTTTCAAGCACTTCTCCACCTACTCTCCTAGTGGGAGATGCAGGTAATATATGACCTGTTTTTTCTTCTAAATTAACTAATTCATCATAAAGTTCATCATATTCCTTATCACTTACCTTTGGTTTGTCTAAAGTATAATAATAATAATTTAACTCATTTAATTTTTCTACTAACTCTTCTATTCTTTCTATCTTTTCCATATTATCACCTTACCTACACTTTTTCTATTGGTGCAAGAGATATTAATAATTTCTTTATTCCTTTTTCATTAAATGCAATAGTAGCTTCTTTTTTATCTCCACTGCCTTTCATACCTACTACTGTTCCTAATCCTAAAGTTTTATGCTTTACTTTGTCACCTATATTTATATTAGGATCATTTTTTCTTTTTATGCCTGTATTTTCATGAGTATAACCAGTAAAATATTTATTAGTTTTTTGTTGTGATATTTTAGCCTTCCTTTTTGCTTTATCATTTATATTGTCAATTAAACTATCTGGAATCTCATCAATAAATCTTGAAATTGAATTGTAATTTGTCTTACCATAAATAGTTCTAAGTGTTGTATATGTTATAAATAAATGTTCTTTTGCACGAGTAATACCAACATAGCAAAGTCTTCTTTCCTCTTCTAAGTCATCTTCACTTACCATAGCTCTTGATATAGGGAATATGCCTTCTTCCATTCCTGTTAAAAATACTATATCATATTCAAGACCTTTTGCACTGTGAAGTGTCATAAGTGTTACAAAGTCATCATCTTCATCTAGTCTATCTATATCTGATAAAAGTGAAATATTAGCTAAAAATTCTTCTAAAGTATTTTCTTCACTTGTATTTTCAAAATCAATTGCAACAGATATAAACTCTTCTATATTCTCTATTCTACTCTGTGCTTCAAGTGTATCTTCTTTTTGAAGTTCTTTTATATATCCTGTTGATTCAATTACATTCTCTATTAAATCTTTTACAGATAATATTTCCTTCATTGCTATGAATTTATTTATAATTGATACAAAATCTTTTACTTTTGATTTTGCTCTATGGGATAGACTTGCCATTTCATCTATATCAAGTATTACACTATATATGCTTTCGCCTTTTTCAATACTTAATTGTTCTATTTTTTCTACAGTTCTTTTACCTATTCCTCTTTTTGGAACATTTATTATTCTCTTTAAAGAAATATTATCTACTGGATTTTGAATAAGTCTTAAAAATGCTATAATATCTTTTATTTCTTTTCTATCATAGAACTTAAGACCTCCTACAATTTTATAAGGAATGTTTGATTTAACCAGGGATTCTTCAAGTACACGTGATTGTGCATTAGTTCTATAAAGAATTGCAAAATCAGAATAATTTTTATGGTCTGTATTTTTTATTTCTTTTATTTTACTTGCTATAAATTTAGCTTCATCATGCTCATTATCACCATTATATAAGCCTATGTTTGTACCTTCATTTTGTGAAGTCCAAAGATTTTTGCCTTTTCTCCCCATATTATTATCTATTACTTTGTTTGCAGCATCTAATATATTTTTAGTTGAACGATAATTTTGTTCAAGTTTTATAGTTTTTGCATTTGGATAATCTTCTTCAAAGTCAAGAATATTGCGTATGTCAGCGCCTCTCCATCCGTAAATTGAATTATGAACTACTATATCATTAGATATATACTGTCTTAAATTAGGTACAGATATATCATAAACATATCCTTCATAATCTAATACATTAACTTCTTCTACAATGTCATCTACTATTCCACCATCTTCATATATAGGTATAGACATACTAGGTCTTATATGAGATGCTGGCATATAATTAAAAGTAGTATCCTTTGTAAGTCTTGCTCTTTTCATTATTTCAATATCATCTTCTAATGATATTATTTTCTTGGAATAAGTGAGGGCTTCGTCGTATTCTTCTATATAAGTAGGTTTATTATTAAACTGAACTACATGATTATAATATCCTTCATTATTATTTTCCTTACTCCCAAAGAAATCAATATATATTTTTTTATTTGGATTTTCTTCTATATTCAATTTTCCAAACATCATATGATTAGGTGTTGTTTTTATCATTTTACCTTTTTTAGTTTTAATTTCTATAATAGGTCCTTTATAATAATTTTCTTTCTTTTTATCAAATTTTCCTTGAAGTACTTTTCCCCATCCACCAGCAGATATTATAGTGCTTTGATCTTCTAAGGAGTTCATTTCACTATAACCGTCACTAGTTTTTATTTGCATATCTGGAAGAACACACTGGTCATCATCCCCTACCACACATACATTTTTATGAGCATTTCCAAGTAATTTCACTAATTCATATTGAGCACGATTAGTATCTTGATACTCATCTACTAAGATATATTTAAATTTCTTTTGATAAAACTTAAGTATATCAGGATTATTTCTAAATAATTCTATAGTCTTTCCAATTAAATCATCAAAATCAAGAGCATTATTTTTTTGCAACTTTTCTTGGTAAAGTCTATATATTTCTCCTTTTTGTCTTTCCCTAAAATCACTATAATTATCATTTATGTAGGTGTCTGGATCTATTAATTTATCCTTTAAACTACTTATAAAATGAATCATTTTTTTAGGCTCATACATTTTCTCATTTACATTTAATTCTTTTATAGTATCTTTTATAACTGTATTTTGATCTGACCCATCAAATATAACAAAATTTCTATTATAGTCAATTTTATCAATATCACGTCTAAGCATCCTTACACACATTGAGTGAAATGTTCCAACCCACATATCTTCCACTCTTATATCTACCAATCTTTGTATTCTTTCTTTCATCTCTTTTGCAGCTTTATTAGTAAATGTAATTGCAAGAATATTATCTGGAAATATATCCTTTTGTTCTAATATATATGCTATTCTATGTGTCAAAACTCTAGTTTTCCCACTTCCAGCTCCAGCTAAAACTAAAAGTGGACCTTCAGTAGTCTTTACAGCTTCTCTTTGTTCATCATTAAGTCCATCTAAAAAACTCATTTATCACGTACTCCTCTCTAAAACCAAAATCAACTCTAAACTCTATTATATACGAAAATAAGTTCTATTTGAAGGCATAGAAAAAACTTCTAGTAGAATAACTAGAAGTTTTTATATCTTTATTCTCTTATAGTATGTTATATGACTTTCCTTCTCATCTGATAAATATCAAATTTTTCATTTGAGATTTCACCTTCACATGTTCGAAATGTTTTAAACCCTAATCTCTCATATACTTTAATTGCTCTTTTATTAAATGAAGCTACTCCGAAATGAATATATTTTCCTTTGTAATTGTACTCTTCTATTGCAAAATCAATGCATGATGATATGTAATGTTCTCCAAGTCCTTTTCCACATAGCTCAGGTTTTAGTCCCCATCCAACCCACATTTCATATGTACTCTTAGGATTGCTTCTCACTACTTTATGTTCAACATATCCTTCATCTTCCGAATCTTCTTCTCCTTCTTTGAAAAACTCTATCGTAAATTCTCCAACAAGTTCACCTTTTTCATTTAATACTGCAAATTTTCCATGTCCCCAACTCTCTTCATTTAATAATAGTTCTTCTTCATTAACATAATCATAAATATAGTATTCTTCACCATACTTCCAATTATCTATCATTTCCTTTGCATAGTCTAAATTCATTGGAACAAAATTAAATTCCATAGTATCAACCCCATTTTTTAATTATTCTTTAGTACAATTCAATAATTATTAAGTTCATTACATTTATTGCTATTTTATAATATTATATGATTTAAATTATTATATTTACAATTAATATCATAAAGAATCTTTTTTAACTTAAATAATATTCATAGCATATTGAAACAGATTTTTTTTCAAATCCTTCATTTAAATATAAGGAAATTGCATTTTCATTTTCTGCATTAACAGAAAGCATTCCTTTTTTTATATTTTTACTTTTCCCAAAACTTAATGCAGCTTTTAAAAGATTTCTTCCTAATCCACTTCCTTGATATTCTGGAATAACACATAATGATGAAATAAATACATATTCAATATTATCTTCTACTTCTTTAGTTGCACGAACCTGTCCTATTGGCGTATTTTCATGATATAGCATTATTATACCACCAGATAAATGACCATAATCTTTTTCCATTTCAGAGTACATTTTTGGCGTTTTGGGAGTATCACAACCTGCAATTTTATCAAACCCTAAGTTTCTTACTTTACACCAATCTGCTTCATCCCTACCAGCTTGAAACTCTCTTAATTCATAACCTATAGGAAAAATTACTTGTACGTCTTCT
It encodes the following:
- a CDS encoding UvrD-helicase domain-containing protein — its product is MSFLDGLNDEQREAVKTTEGPLLVLAGAGSGKTRVLTHRIAYILEQKDIFPDNILAITFTNKAAKEMKERIQRLVDIRVEDMWVGTFHSMCVRMLRRDIDKIDYNRNFVIFDGSDQNTVIKDTIKELNVNEKMYEPKKMIHFISSLKDKLIDPDTYINDNYSDFRERQKGEIYRLYQEKLQKNNALDFDDLIGKTIELFRNNPDILKFYQKKFKYILVDEYQDTNRAQYELVKLLGNAHKNVCVVGDDDQCVLPDMQIKTSDGYSEMNSLEDQSTIISAGGWGKVLQGKFDKKKENYYKGPIIEIKTKKGKMIKTTPNHMMFGKLNIEENPNKKIYIDFFGSKENNNEGYYNHVVQFNNKPTYIEEYDEALTYSKKIISLEDDIEIMKRARLTKDTTFNYMPASHIRPSMSIPIYEDGGIVDDIVEEVNVLDYEGYVYDISVPNLRQYISNDIVVHNSIYGWRGADIRNILDFEEDYPNAKTIKLEQNYRSTKNILDAANKVIDNNMGRKGKNLWTSQNEGTNIGLYNGDNEHDEAKFIASKIKEIKNTDHKNYSDFAILYRTNAQSRVLEESLVKSNIPYKIVGGLKFYDRKEIKDIIAFLRLIQNPVDNISLKRIINVPKRGIGKRTVEKIEQLSIEKGESIYSVILDIDEMASLSHRAKSKVKDFVSIINKFIAMKEILSVKDLIENVIESTGYIKELQKEDTLEAQSRIENIEEFISVAIDFENTSEENTLEEFLANISLLSDIDRLDEDDDFVTLMTLHSAKGLEYDIVFLTGMEEGIFPISRAMVSEDDLEEERRLCYVGITRAKEHLFITYTTLRTIYGKTNYNSISRFIDEIPDSLIDNINDKAKRKAKISQQKTNKYFTGYTHENTGIKRKNDPNINIGDKVKHKTLGLGTVVGMKGSGDKKEATIAFNEKGIKKLLISLAPIEKV
- a CDS encoding GNAT family N-acetyltransferase, producing the protein MNIVKLTSERKTEFINYCINYRHEFDSTFLDDQELMSFEPNEENPTYILLDKNNNIIGAISLIINSYYRRSRSGRFRIFHTIKFDKEVYKKMLELVLNHTKGLHKVFLFIDSENKKMTELLKVLNFSLKRYSYTLINHSLEDVQVIFPIGYELREFQAGRDEADWCKVRNLGFDKIAGCDTPKTPKMYSEMEKDYGHLSGGIIMLYHENTPIGQVRATKEVEDNIEYVFISSLCVIPEYQGSGLGRNLLKAALSFGKSKNIKKGMLSVNAENENAISLYLNEGFEKKSVSICYEYYLS
- a CDS encoding GNAT family N-acetyltransferase, whose translation is MEFNFVPMNLDYAKEMIDNWKYGEEYYIYDYVNEEELLLNEESWGHGKFAVLNEKGELVGEFTIEFFKEGEEDSEDEGYVEHKVVRSNPKSTYEMWVGWGLKPELCGKGLGEHYISSCIDFAIEEYNYKGKYIHFGVASFNKRAIKVYERLGFKTFRTCEGEISNEKFDIYQMRRKVI